A region of the Oncorhynchus nerka isolate Pitt River linkage group LG26, Oner_Uvic_2.0, whole genome shotgun sequence genome:
GGTGTTTCGCATGATTAGTCAGTGTTTATTATGGAGTAACATCGGCCTATGGAGCAATGTCATTATTTACAATGTGTCAGTTTTAATGGTTTTCAAGGAAAAGTGAACATGTTGGTTTCTTCTTTATGATGCAAATTCATTCAAAGAAAATGAATGGCCTCTGTTTACCCCATGTGACTAATCTGAGTGTAGTAATGGTCTATAATAGAGCTGTACTGGCTGCACTTCACATAGCATTGGGTTGAACTTTGACCCATTCAATCATCACAGTGGTAAAGTCTGGTGTAAATCATATATCTTTATTGATATATAAGTGGTTAGACAAAAAATAGTCATTTAATTCAACAGAAAAAGCTTCATTTTTTGATCTGTCATAACAATAGGAGATATCATCATCACAGTtcagttgaaaatgtcagtgctACGTTCTCTATACTTGTAATCAGGATATGTACAGTATCCTGCAGGGTTGAGGTCAGTTCCagacaattcaggaagtacactgaaattcaAATGATCTTAAACGCTGATCTTGAACATTTGGAATTGTAATTTGGTTACTTTCTGAATTtactggaatttaaatggaattggcCCCAACCCtggtaacctgcagtagtttgtcTGATCATTTTACAAAAAACTGCATATTGACTGACAATTCTGCGAGACTACACTACatggcaaataaataaataaacagttgAAAGATGAGCGGTCACTGCCTTGTATCTCCATTCTCTCCCGAAGAAGGCAGGAAATGCTATAAATCTCCTCGGTTAATTGGGGGAGATGAGGGATGTTTAGAGATGGATGTAAACTTAGCTCGTGTTTGACAAAAACTTAGTCAGTCTTTAATGTATCTGTGTGTTCAGTATTGGCCTTGGCATTTATGTAATGAGAATCCATTTCAGCCTTGTAAAAACATTAAGTAATCACAAAATATGAACTGCACAAAGACCTACAGATTTTTTTGAGGAATAACTTAGGTTGCTTTTTGACTGCatcatctccccttctctctgcacAGACCTCTCCCTCCACATGATCaccctgccccccccctccccctcactctgtctctgtctctctctatcacacacacacacacacacacacacacacacacacacacacacacacacacacacacacacacacacacacacacacacacacacacacacacacacacacacacacacacacacacacacaccctctctctgtcttctctctgtgttccgtCTCACTCTCCTCAGAGGAAGCACTCTCCTTAATCAGATTCCTGCCTCATTGATTATCCTAATGGTGTTCCACAGAGACCTCCCCTCCCTACCCCGGCCCCTTCATCAAGGTCGGTCAGACACAGAGAGCTATGGAGACACGTAGAAAAGCCTTCTGGAGCTTTTCTACATGTGCTTTCAGTCCTTCTGTACATAGTCTCACTACTTTGTTTTCCAGAGGCATGTCTTGTAGGTAGAGAAAGAACACGAGACAACAGCTTTTAGCTTGTATTGCATTTACTGGTCTCACTTCACGTCAAACTCAAATCATCCATTCTAATCACCATCGTCTCCCTATATCAGACCCTTGCCAGACCACACAGGCACAAAAAAGCTGACAAGTAATTCAAATAGACAGAGACTGAGGTCCAGGAACGGATATGTATTTTATTTGTTCACCTTTGTAACATTGCCATGTCATTCACAATCCCTTGTAATTTGCTGCTGGCACAAACAAAATTGGATAGCACTTACATTTCTGTATGTCACTATAGACTTTCATTTAACTGTCACCTGGCACATTGACCTGTGCTGGAGGGGTTCCTACAAGATTCTCTCCTTTGTCTCCCCACAATTACAGCACCCAATGCAGTCCAGGTGAAGTGCTGGATATATCCTGTCGTTAGCTGTGGCCATGGTGATAGATTCAATAAGCAAGGCTCTGTCAATCTCAGACAGACTCCTCTTCCAGGAGAGAAGCCTCTGGAGTAACAGTAACGTGGCAGGTTAACACAGTTATGTCTGTGCTTATTATAgcatatatgtacagtacaggcATGATTCTTGTAGCACTGTgaacatacatgcatacatttgTACAATGTGTGTCAGTacaattaaaaatgtttttttatttgtatgtttATGAACATTATCATGTACGCAcagtgagagaaaaaaacaggGAAACAAGTTAACTTCTACAGAACGACGGCACTAGGAACCTTTGATTAAAAGACGGCTCAAAATGTAATTCTCCTGTCATCAGTGACCAGTCCTAGTAACAACCAGGTAGTTTGGTGGTTACACTGGTAACTTAAAACTGAGAGTAAGATAACTATTTTCCAGATATCACAATATAGTACAACTTAGAAACTTGATgaaatattatttaaaaaaaggaAGGCAAAACAATGCAACTAAATTCAGATCTCTTTGAAGTCGTCACTAATCCTTCATCCTTCTCGTCCTCCGTTTCAAAACCCCCAAAAATAGGATCCTGTTTTATACGTGAAAAACTTTTGAAATAATTaaagagaaggattactttacaCACCTGGCACCCATCCACCCCATAACATAATTTAAAGGTACACTAGTTTTTCCCTGATTGGCTCAAGATTTGTGGCTGAAACGTTACACACGCACAAAAATAGTTCCATTTATGCCAATCAGTGAGTCTTTTCCTTGTCTTTTTAATATTGCATTTGTCGTGACCCTCCCTCTCGGTCCTCCGAAAACAATCAACCATTAGGGCCACACTGTTGATCAGAAATGAAAGCTTCATAGTGCTTCtctaaaaaaaattaaaactaGCTTAATATTTATCCTTATCTTATCTATCTCGTCCTTTCAAATCCTTGTCATGTTGACAGAGCTTGTATGCCCACTCATACAGTAGAAATCTGGCTGCTCAAAATGGCTGTGAACATTTGTTTAACTGATCTGTAAACTCTTCAGCCAAGGAAAAGAGGGTCCCCTGTGTCACTCCCCATGCACGTTGAAACCATCTTTAGATGTTTCCAGTTTGTGCTCTAACTCTTCATTTGTCAAAACTTAATTTCTCTGACCTGCACATCACATGTCCACCGACCATCAAATCAAAAAATATCAAGATACCCcaacactgggcacacactggtcgaatcaactttgtttccacataatttcaaggaaatgacgttgaaccaacgtggaatagttgaattgacgtctgtgcccagggGGGATATTTTCATATacactgttatgtactgtatatcCTACGTTAGCAATTATTGGACATCAAATCACAATAGAAACCACTATTTATTCCATTAGCATTGTGGTTATTCtatttcaaaaacaaaaaaataaacacaatTATATCAACAAGCAATATCCCAGACTAGACCAACCAGAGTCATTCACAAAGACAAGAAAATATGTAAGGAAGAAACAAAAATGCGAGCCTTGGTTAAAGTTTTTTGTTGTTCTTGTCTAGAACAGCAAATACTACATTGAAAGTCATTCCTGGTGAGTAATACTTTTTTGTTCTCAAACAAGATGTATTTAGGCACgtatgactgtaagtcgctttggataaaagcgtctgctaaatggcatattatgttattattatttttattataagATGAATAGATTGTGAACACTGTCCCGACAGTCCTTATCATGCATGCTGTGTCACTGTCATCCAAATGTAGtatgtttctctcctcttctttactctcctcatccctctatcaTATCATTCTTCCAATCCTGCTGGGCCCTGTAGACAGAGTTATTTGCTGGTTGTCTTCATGCTTGTCTTCACCACAGGGAGCTTACTCTCCAGCCTGATCAGATGCTCTGCCACCTGGTCCTCAGCCACCTCCAGGAAAGCTGCCATCTCTGGGGTGTCTACTCTcaccagctcctcctcctcttcatccaacTCCAGGACAGCAGCCATCTCTGGGGTGTCTACTACTCTTACcagctcctccacctccacatctccctctcccGCCTGCAGGGCCTCGTTCTCGGCCACCTCCACCATCTCTGTGCCCTCTGTGTGCACCACTTCCACGTCTCCATCCCGGAACTTCTTCACGTGGAAGGTGAAGGGCGGCACGCGGTACACGGTCGTCTTGGAGCGGGCGTAGACGGTGTGGTCGGGGGTCAGAGACTTCTTCAACATCTCCTTGGAGCCCTTTAGCTTCTCCTTCCGCTCCATGTTGGGGGTCATCTTGTTGCCCAGCTTGCCCATCTTCTTCTCCAGGCTATGCTTGGTCTTCTCTAGCTTGTCGTGGGTCTTCTGCCTGGTCTTCTCCAGGTTATCCCTGGTCTTCTGCTTGGTCTTTTCCAGGTTGTCCTTGGTCTTCTgcgctctcttctccctctgctcTTTGGAGAAGGCCTTCTTGATGTTGTCCACGCGCACCTTGCTGGAGCGTTTTATCTTCTCCGCCCGGGACTCTTCGATGATCTCCTCGATCTCCACCTCCTCGTCTGAGTTGAGGCCAGTGAGCGCCGCCTCGCCCCCCTCCTCAGGGATCTGCTCCAGCCCCCCTTCCACAGAGCAGCCCTCAGCTACATTCTCTGCCACCTTGGATGACTTTAGAGAGGCTTTAGCGGCCTTATTCTCATCCTGTGAAGACACAAAGGAGAGAGTGGATGAGGTTAGACAACAGGAAGAGTCAACATACAAGATAAGTATGAACGTTTATGTTTAAGGCTCCAGTTAGGGTAAAAAAAATGCAGCAGATCCTGTTTTGCAGCCAGCTGATAGACTAGGACAGTATTACATAtttctttactctgttttaccgttttatattttatttgttttcAAGCATGAGTTTGCAAAGACAATATTAAATCTACCTCATTATATATCAGTGCTCTGAGGGAGATAAGCTGTTCCCATCCTAATGTGTTCATTCATAGGGAACAATGTGTTCACAGAATGGGATTtgtccaatatatatatatatatacacacattttcAAATTGACTGCATGATTATAGAGATTATATTGAAGTGTCACGTTAAAGCCCGAGGCAGAGAAAATGAATTAATATCAATTCATATGAATGTGGGCTCTGAGATGGAAATGAAATTTGACATTTATGTGTGTGATAAATTATTCATATTCATGGCTTGCCTCAGATATGTAACTTTATATTTATCAGTcgcataaaaaaaatatatgaaacaTGACTGCTACTGGTGGCCAACCCCATCTAGTGGTCATACAATACAAACTGACCAAGACTCCAAAATCAGCACAGACAATGAAATACTGTCCAGCCAATAGCACAAACTTTCCATATGTACCCTAGAATGAATGACTACAATACTTTAAATAAAGTCTGCCTGAAACCTCTGTATGTGAACCTGCAGACTGTGACTGATGTAACATTTGAGAGTGAGAGACTTTAGTCAGATTGAAAATCACACTTCGTCAGCATGTCTAGTTATGTGTTTCCCTGCCAGTTGTGTGACAACCACACCAAAGGGTTAGGTTATGTAATATAATTACTAAGATGAGTTGTAAAAGAGGTAGGACTACCAGTGACATTTGAAAGGTTGTAGGTATCCATCCTTAAACTCACTAAGACTGAAAagcctattagagagagagagagagagagagagagagagagagagagagagagagagagagagagagagagagagagagagtatgtatgCATGAGATACACCAGGAGAACATTTACCACAGTTATCGCAATGATTCAGCGAGGTAGGAGTGTGCAGTGAGGTAGTTTACCAATAGCAGGAAATGCTTTGTGTCTAGTTGGCTCCGTATGCTAGTTTCAATATTTGGCACCATACAAACCTGTATGACATGCTCTTTCACAAGCTGTTGGTGATTACACTTATTTTGTGTACTGAACATTTACCAATTAGTTTGGCCGAGAAGACCCTGACACTAGTTTCTCGTATAACCAAAATAACGGCAAATGTTCTCAGTATTTCCAATGGACTGGATCATACAGTCTTGCCCTCCATCTAGAGGACAAGAAAGTTCTAGCAGCCGGTAAAGGGACGCCCCATCAGATAAGACATTGTCTGTTCCTGAAACCAGTACTTCACACTGACATTCACAAATACTCACACACGGCCCACCTGTCCAAAAACATCACTTGACACCTATGCTTCTCTGACAGCTGCCACTCACTCAGCGTCTCagtgattttttttctctcacaacGTTAGAGAAATGTTGTATTGCTGAATATCCACTGAGGGAGACCAGGAATATGCAGAGGATGTTATCCCTCCTAATGCCCTATGCTAATCCTAGCATACCCCTCTGACCCTGCATCCCATAGAGATAGCTATGTCTTTGTTGTCACTGCCCCGCCCTGTCCCATCATAGCACAGCTCACGTCACACATCACACTTAACACTTtccactgactctatgcacactcataaGACTATATGTACactcacacactacactacactacactacactacactacactacactacagacacacccttttacactcaacatatgctgctgctactctgttctttattttactcttattattatctatcctgatgcctagtcactttaccctgccttcatgtacatatctacctcaattaccttgttgatccggtactggtactccctctatatagatccattcttgtgtattttattttattcctcgTATTACTGTGCCTCGTGTTACCATGTGACTTATAAGATTGTATTTACATTTGACTTTCACTCATTCTGTAAAATTCTATAGTATCACTTATCTCTTCAAGTGTCCCTTgcttctctatcgctctctctctctctctctctctctctctaaactctttaaccctgtctgtctcgacacactctctgtctctgtacacactgtccaGATATAATGTTGGGAAACTGGCCCAGTCCTGATTGTCTGAACTGAGtcaccttcctctctcccctgccaTGTGTGTGTGATCTCACATTGAGAGCATTGTGGGGAATGGGGAAAGGTCGGCTTGTAATCAGGGAGTGAAACAATCACAACTGAGTCTGTGTTACCTGAGGGTTGGTGAGCTCATCTCAACTTAGTTGTTTTTACTTCTAAGTTTTTTTttaccccaatttcgtggtatgcAATTGGtaattacagtcttgtctcattgctgcaactaaCGTACgcagaggcgaaggtcgagagccgtgcgtcctccgaaacacatcccagcctagccgcactgcttcttgacacaatgcccactttacccggaagctgcaccaatgtgtcggaggaaacacagtacacCTAGCAACCATGGCAACCATGGCaaccgtgtcagtgtgcactgcgcccggccagccacaggagtcactagggCGCGAtaggacaaggatatccctgccggccaaaccctcctctaacctggacgacgctgggccaattgtgcaccgccccaagggtctcccggtcgtggccagctgcgacagagccaggattcgaacccagaatctctagtggcacagctagcactaagatgcagtgtcttagaccactgtgccacttgtGAGGCCCCATGTTTGCTTTGTGTGTTCTCCATTTCTCTTCCTCTGCTTAAAAATAAAACGCTCATCTCCACTGTCATTCCCCTTTCCCTGTCTACTTTGCAATGTGTCCCGTAATCACACTGCTTATTGATTCCCGAGGCGATGGCTGGGGGAGATAATCCATCCGTTAGCTGGGTTTGGCCTGTTGACAGAGTTGGGCATAATTTTAGGCACTGCGATGGAACAGATCTGTATCGCTTTAATCAACTAATTCGGTCAGGAACTGCCAATGTAAAAACAATGCCATGGCAACCTGTCACAGTAATAAGGTTAAAGGTGGAGATTTGCATCATTGTGACACATGAAAGCAGGTTTGTAATGTTTCTTTAACATCTCATGAAAGGTGTACTCATTGTCCTCTCCAAACTCTCCACCCTGCTGTTACCTCATATTAAATCGTTCTTTATCTTTTGTTCCTCCCTGTGTAGGTGTACTCCCAGAGCATCTAGCCCTCCTCCACCTCAATATGTATCACTTTCCTTTCTCCCCTTGTTATCGTCAAGGCAACAATCCCTTGACACTTTCTATTTGCTTCATCATAGTTCAAACAAGCAGCTCGGGATCACAGCTTGTGCAAAGCCAAGGCTTTTTGTGATAGCTTTCATTACTCTTGTACCGGGGGAGATGTGAGTGTTTTTTGCAATgatgaaatacattttaaaaagtactTGACTGGAGCAGCGTGCACTGTTAAACAGGATAATGTGATGTTCAAGCCTGCAACATATGTTCTGAGACAAATTGACTGGAGCAGCGTGCACTGTTAAACAGGATAATGTGATGTTCAAGCCTGCAACATATGTTCTGAGACAAATTGACTGGAGCAGCGTGCACTGTTAAACAGGATAATGTGATGTTCAAGCCTGCAACATATGTTCTGAGACAAATTGTGATTTTGAATTCCGTACTTTGGTTTATTCTGGCATACTGAACATCCTACCTCATCACTGCTAGGCAGATATTATGTTCATTTGCATCAGcattaaccaataccacacccttCCCCTTATTAATCATTGTGCTGGTCTGATGTTCACAATGGTACTAGTGGAACCTATCATAAAATGACCATCGCTTCCTTATCTGGTGCTGTGTCCTACTCtgcttgcagtgtgtgtgtttatttcgggcttgcctttccctctctccgGATTCCATCCACCATTCCCTGGCTACTAGCCACTGTAACATtctgccccctcccctcctagcctctcctcccagtcctcaacagggcAACAGATAAACACAGGAGCATGTCACCACGGCAACCACCATTGTGGGATATCGCCCCAGGTGGGGTGTGAAGATTAGCCTGATAAACGACTATGGAGGATGATGACACCCCATCGGAGGAACTACTGTACTAAAACGCTACGGTACGGTGTTCTATGGGACAGATTAGATTCAGAACATAACTGTCATCATCATACTAATATCAACAGTCTTGCTATAGCCAAACAGTACATTACCCCTAAGCAGCATGTTGGCCTGGCCTACCACTGATTCCATTGGGGTGATGTAATAAGATGATGGGTGCCTCGCCCACCTCGGTACAATGCCACATAGAAACTGAGAGAACAAATTGAGAGGGCAGAGTTCTCTGATGCCAGCCAGCCACTATGTCTAGACTAGAACCCATTAAAAAGCTCTTTCCCCCAACCAGCCCTTGGTTCTTCCAGagtcagacccttcactcagagCCTCACTGCAGAATAACAATCAGGAGCTGTGAAGTCTGGAACAGGAAGAGGCTGCAGGCAATGGAAAAACTGCTCAGCCGGGCATTCTGGGGAAGTCATCCAAACGTAGGACGCTACATCATTGAGGGCATCGCCATCTCCTGTGTCGAGGTGGTGCCCCGACGCAGCCTGATTAAAATCATGTAGGAAAGGAAATGCACGTCTTCGCAGCCATCGGTAGCTCTCCCTGTGTGTgattaatgagagagagagggaacggatGGAGGGTAAGAGAGAGCACGGAAATGGAAACTCCATGAGTGTCCCTGTGttaccctcctctctcatcccactCTAGCCGTGGAAAAGTCTGGTCTACATGTGAGTGTGTACGCTACTATGCTTGAAGGAGTGCCTGTGGAGAATGTGGTttgttgagtgtgtgtgagtcttcacagaaagaaagagagagcactGTTTTTTAATGTCTCTTTCTTTGCTCGGCTCGAAAGGGAGAGTGGCCTGGGGGGGGCTGAATTACAGCTCATGGAAAAGCTAGCAGATGGAGGGGATTTAGCACTggttacactgtgtgtgtgtgtgtgtgtgtgtgtgtgtgtgtgtgtgtgtgtgtgtgtgtgtgtgtgtgtgtgtgtgtgtgtgtgtgtgtgtgtgtgtgtgtgtgtgtgtgtgtgtgtgtgtgtgtgtgtgtgtgtgtgtgtgtgtgtgtgtgtgtgtgtgtgtgtgtatgtgtgtgtgtgtgtgtgtgtgtgtgtgtgagagtgagtgtgtgtgcgtgcggcacacgcatgtttgtgtgtatgtggaaCAAGAGTGTCTGTAAATCTCTATGTGcaatactgtgtgtgtttgtgtacagtgtgtgttggcTATGACAGTGTATCCTATGCAGGGTGCTGAGTCCAGGCAAGTCGACATCTGTCTATTGCTCATGAGTCGTCTCTCTGAGGGAAACACTCCCTAGGAGGTATTCTGAAAACACACAAACCAGCCTGAGGCCCAGAGAACACAGTAAACAAGTCATGCATTCTACTGACTGAGActgaaataacagagagagagtgtgtgtgtgagagagagagagagagagtgaatgagagagagtgtgtatgtgagagagagagagagagagagagagagagagagagagagagagtgaatgagagagagtgtgtgtgtacttattagagagagagagaaggaaagttgAAGGTACAGTGGTAAGCAGGCCTCTTAACATATAATGTCCTGCAGTCCCCATCCCCATGTCTTGCAGTCCCTATCGATGCTACATGAAGCCTATCCTGTTTTGGCACCTACTATTAAAACCTTAAAAGGCTTTCTAGTTTGGTTATTTTTCTCTGAGTTTGAGTGTTCTGCCTCTGACTCATAGGCACTGCGGATCATTATTAAGCACACACTAGTTGCCATGGACGACAACAGAGCAAACAGTTGTCCAAACCACAGCTAAAAACTACAGCAGCTATGAGGCTATAAGGGCACTCTTTCGTCTCCTAGCCAGCCCAGGGCCCCTTTTCTGCAACACAAAGCAACACTCTCAGACTCTCTCTCCTTAGACATCAGTCACAGTCCTATGACATCAGCATTTTATAATGTCAATTAAATAAACCTAATATTAATGTCTGTCGGTCTTTCATGACCTATCAAAAATGTCATGTGGATTTGATAATTGTTGTAGATAAGGAATGTCACAGACCAAATTGTTTTGTAAATTACTGTCCATGCCCTTTTGGATGGAACTGAAGGTTTTCACAACAAAAGTTTTGGGAATGTAAATGAGGACATGTTTGGATGACATTAGGATTGATGCCAACCCTTTACTCTGGTACTCTCCTACATGCATCAGATATTTCACAAGAACAAGAGATGAAGCCTAGTGAGGTAAGAAGTGCTACTTGGGTTTTACTAGGCAATGGACATctacctacagatgtaggatcttaatatgAGCCACTtcactacagcaggaaaataatccttcaGCAAAagtaaatgtgaattattatatggattataatgaatttacatttttttgtaggggttgatacattttccgATAGGGAatatcaagtctgacattttaaaatgAAAATTACAATCCTTTTTAAGCCTTGAAtatactacaagtttgcatttcatgctgtgcaggaaaattctcagtaaCAAAAGCGcaatcaaattaagatcccacatctgtTATAAATGACCTCTACTACCATCTTAATCAGATGCCCGTGACCTCCCTCCCCCATTCCTCCTGGGGCAGAGATGAGAGGCATGCCTCGTGAGTCACCCTGGCAGCTGTCTGATCCTGTCTAGCCCCAGTCTGCAGTATGCAGCTGTGCCTTCAGCTTTCACAATGACCCATCTGGGCCCCTTCTACGACAGGAGCAGAGGGTGGAGGGCCCCTGGCAGTTATAAACATGGTGCTAGCAGCTGATGTACTACAGGCTACTGTACATTTCTGTTGCTTAAGCCTCCTATAGGTATAGTATTTTGGGGCTCAACACATTTAACACACGACTATAATGAGAATATTTATTTACAAGAAGCTGTTACAGAAGGGAATGGGGTAGTCTATGCATCCCAGCTCACTATTTTAGTTCAATTAGACGCAGCCAAGGCACAGAGATCAGGTTCTCGTTCCGTCTACCTCGAGCATCCTGGGGAATCCTCGTGACCACCATCATGATGCAGTTGAGGAGTACAAAGGGAATTCTGTGCAATGACCCACGACATGTTTTGCTCCTCTCTGATCTCACCATCCCACTATGGCAAACAATGTAACATAGCCCAACTGTGATGGCTTCACATGAAATGAAGAAATGAAGAAATACACTCTACACCTTTGCCACCAGGACCTCTCCCTTTCCAAACTGAATTCCAGACAGCCAGGTTGAAAAAGTTCCCTGTATTCTATTTGGGCACAATTGTGGTGTAATGGTACATCTTGTTTGACACCGGAAGGGAGTTCCTTGGGGTTTCTTTCAGAGCTATGTGTGACCTCACCACACAGGAGTCTGGCAGGGATATATCCCTTTCTAAGGCTCAGCCAATCCCCTCAACCTCTCTCCATGACTACAGCCACTGGAATCCCTACAACTACAACCACTGTCAACATGGCATCACCAGCCATCATGGAACCTTTGCCTTTCCACATGTTTTTCTGTAGGATTGGCACGTCTGACTCTCTAACGTAGTGATTCTGTAATGTCTGTGCTGAGATCTGCTCCCAGCGTTTAACATTAACACCAGGTTGACAGTTTAGATATAAAGTCTGTATCAGATCGCATCGGGCTATAGTAATGATTAATGGAGCCATCGTTCCTGCCTAATAACATAAGACACACATCAAGCCATTAATCCTGCGTCATGTCAGTCTGCCTTTTGTTCTAACTGTCTCCACTGCGTAACTGATTCTGCTTTATCTAAAGGGCACATCCTTGGGGAAGGGAGGGGGGTGTTTTAATGGGAAAAGTTTGACATTCGAGGAAGAGCTTTTGTTCTCAGCCTTTGTCTGCTCGTCAGGTGTGCGGCAGCCTCTGTTTTGGTTTACACTATCAGACTATCCCTGGGGTTTATTGGGACCAACACAATCCAAAGTGTTCTCCTTCCCCTCGTCCACCTCTGGTGGAAGGTTATGCCACCCGAGACGACTGATTAATGTCCTATTATGAGATATGCCAGAGTTGTCAGAATCTCTACCGCTAAAGTTCATATCTCATAGTTGACATCAACATACCTGTGTGCGAGGCATGAGTTCTATTACCTGCACTTAAATGTCttccctctcagagagagagaggtgttaagTAGTTCTAGGCAGTGGTGTGTCTTAATAAGGGTGAAATATAGGAAGAGTAATAACAACTAAAGCCAGTATCAAACCCTCCATCCACCCACGAAAGCTCCTTAATAAGAAACCATTTTAAAAGCATGATCAGTCTAATGCCCTCTGTGTGCAGTCTGCTAGTTTAACAATCATAGTTATGAGTGACCATAACCCACCCAGTGCCCTGCCTAGATCTCAGTGACAGGATATAACTCACAGGCCAGCGCCAGGAACACACAGTCCGAGCAGCAGGCACATGTCACCAGCTAACACAGCTGCACCTGGAACTGCAGGACACACTCTCTGAATACAAATATGTTATGCACTGTGTTTTGATGTTGACATCTGAATAGCCGTACACAATCACAAAGACACAGGTgtgcacacacagagatacagaaacACGGAGGCACATCCACACACTGACACCATCGTTCTGTGCTGCTGCCGGTGGCTAAATCAAGTCTCCCTCTATGAAACAGGACCCTCCGCCATTCCATTCCACATCGTTGCAAGAGTATTTATAATCAAAGCACCAGAGCAGATTTTCTTTTACACGGTTTCTGAAAAATTTGGCTGAGTTATTACGATCTTGACAGTGGCCTTTGAAGTAACGGCTAGAGCGTAGGCTACAACGTACAGTAAGTAACATGTTTTCAGTGGTTG
Encoded here:
- the LOC115110284 gene encoding caveolae-associated protein 1-like; protein product: MADPAGLQKGRVTLTEVSDDDEEVSLVAAAVQPATDSDEDDLSEDVDLVLATGSGTKSEAQVNGVMVLTLLDKIIGVVDQIQQTQNGLEARQQDMEKSVSCIQGELAKLSKSHTGTANTVNKMLDKVRKVSVNVKTVRTNLEKQAGQIKKLESNENELLKRRHFKVLIYQDENKAAKASLKSSKVAENVAEGCSVEGGLEQIPEEGGEAALTGLNSDEEVEIEEIIEESRAEKIKRSSKVRVDNIKKAFSKEQREKRAQKTKDNLEKTKQKTRDNLEKTRQKTHDKLEKTKHSLEKKMGKLGNKMTPNMERKEKLKGSKEMLKKSLTPDHTVYARSKTTVYRVPPFTFHVKKFRDGDVEVVHTEGTEMVEVAENEALQAGEGDVEVEELVRVVDTPEMAAVLELDEEEEELVRVDTPEMAAFLEVAEDQVAEHLIRLESKLPVVKTSMKTTSK